A section of the Numida meleagris isolate 19003 breed g44 Domestic line chromosome 16, NumMel1.0, whole genome shotgun sequence genome encodes:
- the TTF1 gene encoding transcription termination factor 1 encodes MTEKANGDDFPIGDSHKKRKRKRKWSNVSSVDHENGEKESVQDSELSCASPQHLEDQAAQSSEVSKKKKKKKKKGEEQQPLLENSLAELKHEVGNETLMDAPQKKKKKRKRKLNDGTDSHNDVACVSVNQNCIDSCQENDEDNVYFKKPVKKKRKRKSPEEDGVSELPASETYGETGSKRPKKKKRRASSTQDAQEDSDVTVDQSLLSPPDQNKQEELTGSPRTTGQGGVAASQRGGSAWGAVSEDSMDAPSDSSKSSEKAKKSRRWAGKVVKSRTFITEDSSSESDVAMSETTTSNKKEDQNSSFTETTATDELSLDDEEFLHMFTVLDLDTAKQELEEFIPHVGQLSDHSIRKMAGRDLMRFKQFKKQGIAIKFGRFSQKENNQIRKNVEEFLSITGIDSAEKLLFTSRYPEEKEAINRLKAEHLFCEKLAEGIPRAWRLIYYRARKIFDPNNYKGRYTKEEKEKLKKYHALHGNDWKKISEMMSRSNLSVAMKYSEIKSPINYGPWSKEEIQKLMHAVEEVIVKRTKLENANSLSSSKKSHRNLRIDREKLFQKLPWTEIETKVGTRYWRQCKQKWTSILTNKITKGQQLHKGTKGLQASINLIKRLYEMKVEDANEINWEELSDIIGDVPGSYVQAKFYKLKVSHVPFWRTKTFSEIIDYLFEETLPELEQKLEKRKAKQSNSSDSTVNPKKKVFQLSEVFDSSEESDD; translated from the exons atgacagaaaaagCCAATGGCGATGATTTTCCCATTGGGGATTCtcacaagaagagaaagagaaaacgCAAATGGTCCAATGTGTCCAGCGTGGACCATGAAAATGGTGAGAAAGAAAGTGTACAGGATTCAGAGCTCAGCTGCGCTTCTCCGCAGCACTTGGAAGAtcaagcagcacagagcagcgaAGTCtctaaaaagaagaagaaaaagaagaagaaaggagaggagcaACAGCCTCTGTTAGAGAATTCTCTTGCAGAACTGAAACATGAAGTCGGTAATGAAACTCTGATGGATGCTccccagaagaaaaagaaaaagaggaagcgGAAGCTCAATGATGGTACAGATAGTCATAATGATGTAGCTTGTGTCTCCGTAAATCAGAATTGTATTGATAGTTGTCAGGAGAACGATGAAGATAAcgtgtattttaaaaagcctgttaagaagaaaaggaaacgGAAATCGCCAGAAGAGGATGGGGTAAGTGAGTTGCCTGCTTCAGAAACATATGGTGAAACTGGCAGCAAAAGGCcgaaaaagaagaagagaagagcGAGTAGTACCCAGGATGCACAGGAGGACAGTGATGTAACTGTTGACCAGTCACTTCTGTCACCTCCAGACCAAAATAAGCAAGAGGAGCTCACGGGGTCACCACGCACCACAGGGCAGGGTGGTGTGGCAGCGTCGCAGCGTGGAGGCAGTGCCTGGGGTGCTGTCAGTGAAGATTCTATGGATGCACCCTCTGATTCCTCCAAATCTTCTGAAAAAGCTAAGAAGTCTCGCAGATGGGCTGGAAAGGTTGTAAAAAGCAGGACTTTTATCACGGAAGACAGTTCTTCAGAATCGGACGTAGC gatgTCAGAAACCACAACatcaaataaaaaggaagacCAGAATAGTTCGTTTACTGAAACCACAGCTACTGATGAGCTCAGTCTGGATGATGAAGAGTTCCTGCACATGTTTACAGTCTTGGATTTAGATACTGCAAAACAAGAATTGGAGGAGTTTATTCCTCACGTGGGTCAATTGTCTGACCATTCAATCAGGAAGatggctggaagagacctcatGAGatttaaacagtttaaaaaacaag GTATCGCTATCAAGTTTGGGAGATTTTCccagaaggaaaataatcaaaTCAGGAAAAATGTTGAAGAGTTTTTATCAATTACTGGGATAGACAGTGCTGAAAAGCTCCTGTTTACCTCGAGGTATCCGGAAGAGAAAGAAGCTATCAATCGCCTAAAAGCAGAGCATCTTTTTTGTGAAAAACTTG CTGAGGGCATACCACGAGCCTGGAGACTTATATATTATCGAGCAAGGAAGATATTTGACCCAAATAATTACAAAGGGAG GTatactaaagaagaaaaagaaaaattaaagaagtaTCATGCTCTCCATGGCAACGATTGGAAGAAGATTTCTGAGATGATGTCCCGCTCTAATCTCTCAGTTGCCATGAAATACTCTGAAATCAAGTCGC CAATTAATTATGGTCCTTGGTCAAAGGAAGAGATCCAGAAGCTGATGCATGCAGTGGAGGAAGTGAttgtaaaaagaacaaaattggAAAATGCAAATTCTCTTTCATCGtcaaaaaaatcacacagaaatCTCCGAATTGACCGTGAGAAACTTTTCCAGAAATTGCCATGGACTGAGATTGAAACTAAAGTGGGAACTAGGTATTGGAGACAGTGTAAGCAGAAATG GACTTCAATTTTAACCAACAAGATTACCAAAGGGCAGCAGTTACACAAAGGGACCAAAGGATTACAGGCCAGCATCAACCTTATTAAAAG GTTGTATGAAATGAAAGTGGAGGATGCTAATGAAATAAACTGGGAAGAACTCAGTGATATTATTGG AGATGTTCCTGGAAGCTACGTTCAAGCAAAATTTTACAAGCTAAAAGTCTCCCATGTCCCTTTTTGGCGTACAAAGACTTTTTCTG aaattattgATTATCTTTTTGAAGAGACGCTTCCGGAACTTGAACAAAAGTTGGAAAAGAGGAAAGCGAAACAGTCTAACTCTAGTGATTCAACAGTCAATccaaagaaaaaggttttccaACTCAGTGAGGTTTTTGACTCCAGTGAAGAGAGTGATGACTGA